A single genomic interval of Halobacillus halophilus DSM 2266 harbors:
- a CDS encoding ABC transporter ATP-binding protein, with product MTLRLENVTKKFGSFTAVDDLSLEIPEKQIFGFLGANGAGKTTTFRMILGLMDQTKGSISWNEGSIGYDQSHLIGYLPEERGLYPKLKVQEQLIYLAKLRGMNKSETVKELDYWLDRFKVPEYKNKKVEELSKGNQQKIQFISAVLHKPKLLILDEPFSGLDPVNVEMLKKAVVDLKDAGTSIVFSSHRMEHVEELCEYLCILHHGTPVVRGRLKDIKRSFGKKNIRVHADFDTAYLEQIPGVTKYKPVQDGCELEVESENISQEVFRELQGKGFVRTFDLEEPTLNDIFIEKVGASYE from the coding sequence ATGACTTTACGACTAGAGAATGTAACCAAGAAATTCGGATCGTTTACAGCGGTCGATGATTTATCGCTGGAGATTCCTGAAAAACAGATTTTTGGCTTTTTAGGGGCTAATGGGGCAGGGAAAACCACGACCTTTCGTATGATTCTGGGGCTTATGGATCAAACAAAAGGATCCATCTCCTGGAACGAGGGATCGATCGGATATGACCAAAGCCATTTGATTGGTTACTTACCAGAGGAAAGAGGGCTGTATCCGAAATTAAAAGTACAGGAACAACTTATTTACTTAGCTAAACTAAGAGGGATGAACAAGTCGGAGACGGTAAAAGAACTGGACTATTGGCTGGATCGATTTAAAGTACCTGAATATAAAAATAAAAAAGTGGAAGAGCTGTCCAAGGGGAATCAGCAAAAGATTCAATTTATCTCAGCTGTGTTACATAAACCTAAATTGCTCATATTGGATGAGCCTTTTTCAGGCCTTGATCCAGTAAATGTGGAAATGTTGAAGAAAGCGGTTGTGGACTTGAAAGACGCGGGAACCTCCATTGTTTTTTCTTCTCACCGGATGGAGCATGTGGAAGAACTCTGCGAGTATCTATGTATACTTCATCACGGAACACCGGTGGTTCGTGGACGTTTGAAAGATATTAAGCGTTCCTTTGGCAAGAAAAATATTCGGGTACATGCCGATTTCGACACTGCTTACCTGGAGCAAATTCCCGGCGTAACCAAATATAAGCCTGTGCAGGACGGTTGTGAACTGGAAGTGGAATCTGAAAACATTTCACAGGAAGTTTTTCGAGAACTGCAAGGAAAAGGCTTTGTCCGCACGTTTGACCTGGAAGAGCCGACATTGAACGATATCTTTATTGAGAAGGTGGGGGCTTCCTATGAATAA
- a CDS encoding ABC transporter ATP-binding protein: MAELKLNNIEKVYDKNVKAVEDFNLDINDKEFVVFVGPSGCGKSTTLRMIAGLEEITGGDFLIDDKRMNDVAPKDRDIAMVFQNYALYPHMNVYDNMAFGLKLRKMDKKEIEQRVNNAANILGLEALLDRKPKALSGGQRQRVALGRAIVRDAKVFLMDEPLSNLDAKLRVQMRAEIQKLHQRLQTTTIYVTHDQTEAMTMATRLVVMKDGLIQQVGKPKDVYDKPENVFVGGFIGSPAMNFLQGTLEEGQIDLGTVKITVPEGKMKTLRDQNYIGKELILGVRPEDMHDEPVFIDANQDKKITAHIEVAEMMGSESYLYSRLNDQEFIARVDSRTDINGGEDIELAIDMNKVHFFDKDSELRIR; encoded by the coding sequence ATGGCAGAACTAAAACTGAACAATATTGAAAAAGTTTATGATAAGAATGTAAAAGCGGTTGAAGACTTTAATTTAGATATTAACGATAAAGAATTCGTAGTATTCGTAGGACCATCCGGGTGCGGTAAATCTACAACGCTAAGAATGATTGCAGGACTTGAAGAAATAACCGGCGGCGACTTTCTAATTGATGATAAACGTATGAATGATGTTGCTCCTAAAGACAGGGACATCGCAATGGTTTTCCAGAACTATGCCCTTTATCCGCACATGAACGTTTATGACAACATGGCTTTCGGATTGAAGCTTCGTAAAATGGACAAAAAAGAAATTGAGCAGCGCGTAAACAATGCAGCCAACATTCTTGGCCTGGAAGCTTTACTTGATCGTAAACCGAAAGCGCTATCAGGTGGTCAGCGTCAACGTGTCGCGCTCGGACGTGCCATTGTTCGTGACGCCAAAGTATTCCTGATGGACGAACCGCTTTCTAACCTGGATGCTAAACTTCGTGTACAGATGCGTGCAGAAATTCAAAAGCTTCACCAGCGTCTCCAAACTACAACGATCTATGTAACACACGACCAGACAGAAGCCATGACGATGGCCACTCGACTGGTCGTTATGAAAGACGGCCTCATTCAGCAAGTCGGTAAGCCAAAAGATGTTTATGACAAACCTGAGAATGTTTTCGTAGGCGGATTTATCGGTTCACCAGCCATGAACTTCCTGCAAGGTACATTAGAAGAAGGGCAAATTGATCTTGGCACCGTTAAGATTACGGTTCCAGAAGGAAAAATGAAAACCCTTCGTGATCAGAACTATATAGGTAAAGAACTGATTCTTGGTGTTCGTCCGGAAGACATGCACGATGAGCCGGTTTTCATTGATGCTAACCAGGACAAGAAGATTACAGCCCATATCGAAGTCGCTGAAATGATGGGTTCTGAATCTTACCTTTACTCTCGTCTTAATGATCAGGAATTTATCGCTCGTGTAGACTCCCGTACGGATATTAACGGCGGTGAAGACATCGAACTTGCTATTGATATGAACAAAGTTCACTTCTTCGATAAAGATTCTGAATTACGTATCCGCTAA
- a CDS encoding YhzD family protein yields the protein MKTYFLTVFKSDGTNVLDETFQAENDNEAKTIGRERLAEEGYSEQTHRCVAPEGHLVLFHR from the coding sequence GTGAAGACGTATTTTTTAACCGTATTTAAAAGTGATGGTACGAACGTTCTGGATGAGACATTCCAGGCGGAGAATGATAATGAAGCAAAAACAATTGGGCGGGAAAGGTTAGCAGAGGAAGGGTACAGTGAACAGACTCATCGCTGTGTTGCACCTGAAGGGCACCTGGTACTGTTTCACCGATAA
- a CDS encoding YlbF family regulator: MSNIYDHAYDLEKAIRNSEEFTSLKEAYEAVMNDEAAKKMFEDFRQTQVTLQQKQMQGEEISEEEVEEARKVVELVQQHPQISKLMEEEQRLNTVINDVSKIITKPLEELYGNPEEPQQ, from the coding sequence ATGTCTAATATCTATGATCACGCGTATGATCTTGAAAAAGCAATTAGAAACAGTGAGGAATTCACAAGCTTGAAAGAAGCTTATGAAGCAGTAATGAACGATGAAGCTGCTAAAAAAATGTTTGAAGATTTCCGTCAGACACAAGTAACTCTTCAACAGAAACAAATGCAAGGCGAAGAGATTTCTGAAGAAGAAGTAGAAGAAGCTCGTAAAGTTGTTGAACTTGTTCAGCAGCACCCTCAGATTTCTAAACTGATGGAAGAAGAGCAGCGCTTGAACACGGTTATCAATGATGTTAGTAAAATCATCACTAAACCGCTGGAAGAGCTTTACGGAAACCCGGAAGAGCCACAGCAATAA
- a CDS encoding zinc dependent phospholipase C family protein, whose protein sequence is MPNIWTHVLFVDQLCNELNRHDLIQTSGHSLHLGAQGPDPFFYHNFLPFSQNEHVDEVGMKLHTEQCGPLLIDMIERGAYHKNHLQAFILGFVSHHILDRNTHPYIHYHAGYEANKHQELETIIDTIMLERFRSIKTWKNPVHKEIKSSSLPSIAQLMDLLLDTHFPGLSEDYPDNFIHQSYRHIQFAQRVLYDPWKWKNKYFGSLVSSFSHQPVNDDKDYLNEQKNRWHHPATNEPHTSSFLDHYEEALEEGKLLFQLILSYWENPDRSRLKEIKDMIGNRSYDTGAPLSEGLVNRFSNPIV, encoded by the coding sequence ATGCCAAATATTTGGACCCATGTATTATTTGTCGATCAATTATGTAACGAGCTGAACCGACATGATCTTATTCAGACATCCGGCCATTCTCTTCACTTAGGAGCACAGGGACCGGATCCGTTCTTTTACCATAACTTCCTGCCTTTCTCTCAAAACGAACACGTGGATGAAGTGGGGATGAAATTACATACCGAGCAATGCGGTCCTCTGTTAATAGACATGATTGAGCGGGGTGCTTATCATAAGAATCACCTTCAGGCCTTCATTCTTGGATTTGTCAGCCATCATATACTTGACCGTAACACTCACCCTTATATCCATTACCATGCTGGTTATGAGGCAAATAAGCATCAGGAGTTGGAGACCATCATTGACACCATTATGCTTGAGCGGTTCCGTTCAATAAAAACTTGGAAGAATCCAGTTCATAAAGAAATAAAAAGCAGTTCGCTGCCTTCTATTGCCCAACTAATGGACTTGCTCCTGGACACGCATTTCCCAGGTTTATCGGAAGACTATCCTGATAACTTTATTCACCAGTCCTACCGCCATATTCAGTTTGCGCAGCGTGTGCTGTATGACCCATGGAAATGGAAAAACAAATACTTCGGTTCCCTAGTTTCTTCTTTTTCTCATCAACCGGTTAACGATGACAAGGATTATCTGAATGAGCAAAAAAACCGCTGGCATCACCCAGCGACTAATGAGCCGCATACATCTTCTTTTCTTGACCATTATGAAGAGGCGCTCGAAGAAGGAAAGCTTTTATTCCAGCTTATCTTATCTTATTGGGAGAATCCCGATAGAAGCCGCCTGAAAGAAATAAAAGACATGATCGGCAATCGATCGTATGACACAGGAGCTCCTCTATCAGAAGGACTGGTCAACCGTTTCAGCAACCCCATCGTATAA
- a CDS encoding enoyl-CoA hydratase, translating into MKHFLIEEIDNVVHLKIARGEKYNALDAEMLKEFAEAIQQVKEYEGQVVVLSGKGDGFCAGGDLSMMDTVSDAKQYDEVMNHIETIVSSIYTMPKIVVSAIHGPAVGLGLSIALAADYVVAEPDATISMNFIGIGLIPDGGAHFWLQQRLGTHQAKQFAWKGEQMRAKEAYDHKLVDIVVNGSVQEEAHELAKKWSRRPLKSMIATKEIYHQYGLDQLMLYLSKERKAQWDMKQTHDHHEGVKAFKEKRQPHFKGE; encoded by the coding sequence ATGAAACATTTCCTTATTGAAGAAATAGACAATGTCGTCCATTTAAAGATAGCCCGTGGTGAAAAATATAATGCCCTGGATGCAGAAATGCTGAAAGAATTCGCTGAAGCGATTCAACAGGTGAAAGAATATGAAGGCCAGGTAGTCGTCCTTTCCGGAAAAGGAGATGGCTTCTGCGCTGGCGGAGATCTTAGCATGATGGACACAGTGAGTGATGCAAAGCAATATGACGAGGTAATGAATCATATCGAAACGATTGTGTCATCCATCTATACCATGCCGAAAATCGTGGTTTCGGCTATTCACGGTCCTGCCGTAGGACTTGGATTAAGCATTGCACTTGCAGCGGATTACGTAGTAGCGGAGCCGGATGCTACGATTTCAATGAATTTCATTGGCATTGGCCTTATTCCTGACGGAGGGGCTCACTTTTGGCTCCAGCAGCGTCTAGGGACTCACCAGGCGAAGCAATTTGCCTGGAAAGGAGAACAGATGAGAGCGAAAGAGGCCTATGACCACAAACTGGTGGATATCGTGGTGAACGGATCCGTGCAGGAAGAAGCTCATGAACTCGCTAAAAAATGGAGCAGGCGTCCGTTAAAATCCATGATCGCGACGAAGGAGATTTATCATCAGTATGGACTTGATCAATTAATGCTTTATCTTTCAAAGGAACGAAAAGCCCAGTGGGATATGAAGCAGACTCATGATCACCATGAGGGTGTAAAAGCTTTCAAAGAAAAAAGACAGCCTCATTTTAAAGGAGAGTAA
- a CDS encoding MFS transporter, translating to MKKKPVLSWMLYDFGNSAFATTVMAAVLPVFYYDVAAKGVDQSLATSYWGYSQSIAVLIVAILAPILGAISDYSAAKKRFLMFFAFMGMIASVLLAFVGEGDYLLASLLLIIGTIGFSGGNVFYDAFLPEVSDEETIDKVSAYGFAFGYIGGGVLLAVNLLMIMKYEWFGLPDSLAGTQLAFVSVGVWWLIFSIPLFKNIVEEKKVYEKRTASYISIGFNRVGKTFKELKHFKQLLLFLFAFWLYNDGISTIIKMATIYGRDIGIDSTALITALLLTQFVGIPFAFFFGWLAKKITAKRALMLALFIYLAIVGLGYFMTTALHFYILAVCVGFVQGGAQSLSRSIFGRMVPGDRHAEFFGFYGISSKFAAIFGPFVFALVGQLTGSSRLGILSLIVFFVVGILLLNKVDIEKGMKEAEAYTDPDKKPVIHT from the coding sequence TTGAAAAAGAAACCTGTATTGAGCTGGATGCTTTACGATTTTGGAAATTCTGCTTTCGCAACAACGGTTATGGCTGCGGTCCTTCCCGTTTTTTATTATGATGTAGCGGCCAAAGGAGTTGACCAATCGCTTGCCACGAGTTACTGGGGGTATTCCCAATCCATTGCTGTTCTAATCGTAGCCATTCTCGCTCCCATTCTTGGAGCCATTAGTGACTATTCGGCGGCAAAGAAACGCTTTTTAATGTTCTTTGCTTTTATGGGAATGATTGCGAGTGTGCTGCTAGCCTTTGTAGGTGAAGGGGATTATTTATTAGCTTCTCTTCTTTTGATTATAGGAACCATCGGTTTTTCAGGTGGGAATGTTTTTTATGATGCTTTTCTGCCGGAAGTGTCGGATGAAGAGACGATTGATAAGGTGTCGGCATATGGTTTTGCCTTTGGGTATATAGGCGGTGGAGTACTGCTCGCTGTTAACCTGCTGATGATTATGAAATATGAGTGGTTTGGACTTCCCGACAGTTTGGCTGGTACACAGCTTGCTTTTGTGTCTGTCGGAGTCTGGTGGCTGATTTTTTCCATCCCTTTATTTAAGAATATTGTAGAAGAAAAAAAGGTCTATGAGAAACGTACAGCCTCTTATATTTCCATTGGTTTTAACCGAGTAGGGAAAACATTTAAAGAATTGAAGCATTTCAAACAGCTGTTATTATTCCTTTTTGCTTTCTGGTTATACAATGATGGTATTTCCACTATTATAAAGATGGCTACGATTTACGGGAGAGATATAGGAATTGATAGTACGGCTCTTATTACAGCTCTATTACTTACTCAATTTGTGGGAATTCCTTTTGCCTTTTTCTTTGGATGGCTTGCAAAGAAGATTACGGCGAAACGTGCTTTGATGCTGGCTTTGTTCATTTATCTTGCAATCGTAGGTCTTGGGTATTTCATGACCACTGCCCTTCACTTCTATATTCTGGCCGTATGTGTAGGGTTTGTGCAGGGAGGAGCTCAGTCTTTAAGCCGCTCGATCTTTGGGAGAATGGTTCCTGGCGACCGGCATGCAGAATTTTTTGGATTTTACGGAATATCATCCAAATTCGCTGCAATTTTTGGACCTTTCGTATTTGCCCTTGTCGGCCAGCTGACAGGCTCCAGCCGCTTAGGGATTTTATCGCTTATCGTATTTTTCGTTGTCGGGATCCTTTTATTGAATAAGGTGGACATCGAAAAAGGAATGAAAGAAGCTGAAGCATACACCGATCCTGATAAAAAGCCTGTCATCCATACGTAA
- a CDS encoding PucR family transcriptional regulator gives MPIIAELKTIYPSLIISDPEETDHSDAYAWYLTPSMDTIGILKEETEARDTELLSVFLTPAPVGLPTETERETAWNDFLKGSQDQLPIQWPIQYRFVFFSIANLPEDKESFQEAFQSLFPRRMPIIWETNGEGFIIEEIHEKNQEPLSFQGIVDVLMSDFYTNIQFYISEFSDDIPSSPSIYKWADYCHTIAMKYRIGVAVTYKEVMPYLFIEAIPEHQWEHIHRSIFQDIKKDKDLLQTIKVFLQSGSNATLAAKTLYMHRNSLQYRVDKFIEKTGIDVKQFEGAMITYLALLTLDQ, from the coding sequence ATGCCCATTATTGCCGAGCTTAAAACGATCTACCCTTCATTAATTATATCAGATCCTGAAGAAACCGACCATTCCGACGCCTATGCTTGGTATTTGACCCCTTCGATGGACACCATCGGTATTCTGAAAGAGGAAACGGAGGCACGAGATACTGAACTGCTTTCCGTTTTTCTCACTCCAGCACCAGTGGGTCTTCCGACAGAAACGGAACGGGAGACGGCCTGGAATGACTTCTTAAAAGGGAGTCAGGATCAACTGCCGATTCAGTGGCCAATTCAATACCGATTTGTGTTCTTTTCAATAGCGAATCTTCCTGAAGATAAAGAATCCTTTCAAGAAGCGTTCCAATCTCTTTTTCCGAGAAGAATGCCAATTATATGGGAAACAAACGGAGAAGGATTTATTATTGAAGAAATTCATGAAAAGAACCAGGAGCCATTATCCTTCCAGGGCATTGTCGATGTACTGATGAGCGATTTTTATACCAATATTCAGTTCTATATCAGCGAATTCTCAGACGATATACCTTCCTCTCCATCCATCTATAAGTGGGCGGACTACTGTCATACGATTGCCATGAAATACCGAATTGGTGTAGCTGTCACCTACAAGGAAGTCATGCCTTATCTATTTATTGAAGCTATTCCTGAGCACCAATGGGAACATATTCATCGTTCTATCTTCCAGGATATTAAAAAGGATAAAGACCTGCTTCAGACTATTAAAGTGTTTCTTCAATCCGGCTCAAATGCGACCCTGGCAGCTAAAACCCTTTACATGCACCGCAACAGCCTTCAATACCGGGTAGATAAATTTATTGAGAAAACCGGTATAGATGTAAAACAGTTTGAAGGCGCCATGATTACGTATCTTGCCTTGCTCACTCTGGATCAATAA
- a CDS encoding metal-sensitive transcriptional regulator, with the protein MEQVKDSNLYGQETKNRLKRIEGQVRGVLKMMDEDKDCKDVITQLSAARSAMDRAIGYIVAKNLEGCIREAHEEGESAEDLINEAVQMIVKSR; encoded by the coding sequence ATGGAACAAGTGAAAGACAGTAACTTATATGGTCAGGAAACAAAAAACCGTTTGAAACGGATTGAAGGACAAGTTAGAGGCGTATTGAAAATGATGGATGAAGATAAAGATTGTAAGGATGTCATAACTCAATTGTCAGCTGCCCGTTCAGCTATGGATCGTGCAATCGGATATATTGTAGCAAAGAACCTGGAAGGCTGCATTCGGGAAGCCCATGAAGAAGGCGAATCTGCAGAGGATTTAATTAATGAAGCTGTACAAATGATTGTAAAAAGCAGATAA
- the fumC gene encoding class II fumarate hydratase has product MDYRIEKDTIGEIQVPSEKYWGAQTQRSKQNFPIGDEKMPKEVIEGFAILKKSAARANFELGLLEEEKADAIEYAADQIISGDLEEHFPLVVWQTGSGTQSNMNVNEVIAYVGNEWLKKQESETRLHPNDDVNKSQSSNDTYPTAMHIGAVQKLEDVVLPALTQLKDTLKEKMEAFDEIVKIGRTHLQDATPLTLGQEISGWHRMLVKTENMIIDSTKYVKDLAIGGTAVGTGLNAHEDFSEQVVAKINEVTGKEFVSAPNKFHALTSHDELVHTHGALKALAADLMKIANDVRWLASGPRCGIGEITIPANEPGSSIMPGKVNPTQSEAVTMVSAQIMGNDATIGFAASQGNFELNVFKPVIAYNFLQSAQLLADSMVSFEERCVRGLEPNHEQIEKNLRDSLMLVTALNPHIGYENAAKIAKTAFEKNQTLKETAVESGILTAEQFDEYVDPKAMTKPNA; this is encoded by the coding sequence ATGGATTACCGTATTGAAAAAGATACAATTGGTGAAATACAAGTACCGAGCGAAAAATACTGGGGAGCACAAACCCAGCGAAGTAAACAGAACTTTCCGATCGGTGATGAAAAAATGCCGAAAGAAGTTATCGAAGGTTTTGCGATCTTAAAAAAAAGTGCTGCGCGAGCCAATTTTGAATTAGGACTATTGGAAGAAGAGAAAGCAGACGCCATTGAATACGCAGCGGACCAAATTATTTCCGGTGATCTTGAAGAGCATTTTCCTCTTGTCGTCTGGCAGACAGGGAGCGGCACGCAATCCAATATGAACGTAAACGAAGTTATTGCTTACGTAGGTAATGAATGGCTTAAGAAACAGGAAAGCGAGACGCGCCTGCACCCGAATGATGATGTGAATAAATCACAGAGCTCTAACGATACTTATCCGACAGCTATGCATATTGGAGCTGTTCAGAAGCTTGAGGATGTGGTCCTTCCCGCATTAACTCAACTAAAAGATACCTTAAAAGAAAAAATGGAAGCGTTTGACGAGATTGTAAAAATCGGGCGTACCCATTTGCAGGACGCGACGCCTCTTACACTGGGTCAGGAAATAAGCGGCTGGCATCGTATGTTAGTTAAGACCGAAAATATGATTATAGATAGTACGAAGTATGTAAAAGACCTTGCTATTGGCGGTACAGCTGTTGGGACAGGTTTAAATGCCCATGAAGATTTCTCTGAGCAGGTGGTCGCTAAAATCAATGAAGTTACCGGTAAAGAATTCGTTTCAGCACCGAATAAATTTCACGCGCTCACCTCCCACGACGAGCTTGTGCATACTCATGGTGCACTTAAAGCATTAGCTGCCGATCTTATGAAGATTGCGAATGATGTTCGCTGGCTGGCGAGTGGACCTCGATGCGGGATTGGCGAAATTACCATTCCAGCTAATGAACCGGGAAGTTCGATCATGCCAGGGAAAGTTAATCCTACTCAAAGTGAAGCGGTCACTATGGTTTCCGCACAGATTATGGGAAATGATGCGACCATTGGTTTTGCAGCGAGTCAGGGGAACTTTGAACTGAACGTATTCAAACCTGTCATAGCTTATAACTTCCTGCAGTCTGCCCAGCTTCTTGCGGACAGTATGGTTTCATTTGAAGAGCGCTGCGTACGCGGTCTCGAGCCAAACCATGAACAGATTGAAAAGAATCTGCGCGATTCGCTTATGCTCGTTACGGCACTTAATCCGCATATCGGGTATGAAAATGCAGCCAAAATTGCTAAAACTGCTTTTGAAAAGAATCAAACATTAAAAGAAACAGCGGTGGAATCCGGTATTTTAACTGCTGAGCAGTTTGATGAATACGTTGATCCAAAGGCCATGACGAAGCCTAACGCATAG
- a CDS encoding DUF445 domain-containing protein, producing the protein MNPVLLVLMMIGIGALIGGLTNSLAIKMLFRPYRALYIKNFRLPFTPGLIPKRQKELARQLGRMVVEHLLTAEGLRRKLERPAFQTQMTEWAQEEIEKILNHPATLKEMLEELDLDMNTIHLEQSISSWVENRYHSVMDNYRDETLENLLSHEWKEKIEVGADQLADHIQEQVTLYFQSPEGRYKVTALIDNYLDNQGFLGNMISSFMGPDGITERIYPAIIRYVSDKEMTYWLRGMLQSELQRAMNQPVGFYEDKIGRDAVGHTLGQAVAKALPLEEWLQKTVAEWSRPYQNKILQEFVPLLVKKASVLLSGKIESMMESMHLSEIVKEEVEAFQVDRLEEMVLGISRREFKMITYLGALLGGLIGLLQGLIVLFLG; encoded by the coding sequence ATGAATCCTGTATTGCTCGTATTAATGATGATAGGAATCGGTGCGTTAATTGGAGGATTGACCAATTCCCTTGCTATAAAGATGCTTTTTCGGCCCTATCGTGCGTTGTATATAAAGAATTTCCGCCTGCCTTTCACCCCCGGGTTAATTCCAAAAAGACAGAAAGAACTCGCGAGACAACTGGGGCGAATGGTGGTCGAGCATTTACTAACCGCAGAAGGTCTGCGTCGTAAACTGGAAAGACCAGCTTTTCAAACCCAAATGACGGAATGGGCTCAGGAAGAAATTGAGAAAATACTTAACCATCCTGCCACTCTTAAAGAGATGCTGGAGGAACTTGACCTGGATATGAATACGATCCATCTTGAGCAATCGATTTCCAGCTGGGTGGAGAACCGGTATCATTCTGTAATGGATAACTACCGGGATGAAACCTTAGAAAATCTCCTCTCCCACGAATGGAAAGAAAAAATTGAAGTGGGGGCTGATCAGCTCGCTGACCATATTCAAGAGCAGGTTACCTTGTATTTTCAAAGTCCGGAAGGCAGATATAAAGTAACTGCACTAATTGATAATTATCTTGATAACCAAGGGTTTCTTGGAAATATGATTTCGTCTTTTATGGGTCCGGATGGCATTACCGAACGAATCTATCCTGCGATTATTCGGTACGTTTCAGATAAAGAAATGACTTATTGGCTGAGAGGCATGCTTCAGTCTGAACTTCAGCGGGCTATGAATCAGCCTGTTGGATTTTACGAGGATAAGATCGGTCGAGACGCTGTTGGCCATACATTAGGACAAGCCGTCGCGAAAGCACTTCCGCTTGAAGAATGGCTTCAGAAAACGGTAGCGGAATGGTCCAGACCTTATCAGAATAAGATTCTTCAGGAATTCGTGCCTCTTCTCGTTAAGAAAGCGAGCGTACTATTATCCGGCAAGATAGAAAGTATGATGGAATCCATGCACCTTTCAGAAATTGTGAAGGAAGAAGTGGAAGCTTTCCAGGTTGATCGGCTGGAGGAAATGGTCCTTGGAATCTCCCGACGGGAATTCAAAATGATTACCTATCTAGGGGCATTGCTTGGCGGTCTGATTGGATTGCTGCAGGGTTTAATTGTTTTATTTCTCGGATAA
- a CDS encoding alpha/beta-type small acid-soluble spore protein produces MANNNSSNELVVPGVQQALDQMKYEIAQEFGVQLGADSTSRANGSVGGEITKRLVQMAEQQFGGQQYGQQQK; encoded by the coding sequence ATGGCTAACAACAACAGTTCAAATGAGTTAGTTGTACCTGGTGTTCAACAAGCTCTAGATCAAATGAAATACGAAATCGCTCAAGAATTCGGAGTACAGCTTGGTGCTGATTCTACTTCCCGTGCTAACGGTTCTGTAGGTGGAGAAATCACTAAGCGTCTTGTACAAATGGCTGAACAGCAGTTCGGTGGACAGCAGTACGGACAACAACAAAAATAA